The nucleotide sequence TCTTCTCGGACTTCAGCCACTCGAAGAGCGGGTGCGCGTCGTCGCCGTTGACGTCGACCTTGCCGAACATCGGGAAGGAGACGCCGTAGTTCATCTGGCAGAACTCGCCGATCTCGTCCTCGGTCCCCGGCTCCTGCGACCCGAACTGGTTGCAGGGGAAGCCGAGCACGACGAAGCCGTCGTCCTTGAGCTCCTCGTACAGGTTTTCGAGGCCGGCGTACTGCGGGGTGAAGCCGCACTTGCTCGCGGTGTTGACGACGAGGACGACGTCGCCGGCGTAGGTCGACAGCGGGCGCTCCTCGCCGGTGAGCGTGGTGGCGGTGAAGTCGGAGAGGGTGGTCATGCCTTTCATCGTCGCACGCGGTCCTGACCCCGCCCCGCGGTGCACCGCAACCCTCGACGCCCTGCGCGGGGTGGGCGGCCTAGCCTGAGCCGGTGACCCGCGACCCGATGCGCCCACCCCCGCTCGACGTCGACGTCCTCGTCGTCGGGGCCGGCATCTCCGGCATCGACGCCGCGTGCCGGCTGGCGACCGAGCGGCCGGAGCTGTCGTGGGCGGTGCTCGAGGCGCGCGCGGCGACCGGCGGCACGTGGGACCTGTTCCGCTACCCCGGCATCCGCTCGGACTCGGACATGTACACGCTCGGGTTCCCGTTCCGGCCGTGGCGCGGGCGCACCTCGATCGCGCCGGCCGCGGAGATCCTCGAGTACCTCCGCGCGACGGCCGACGAGTACGGCGTGACGGAGCGGACGCACCTCGGGCAGCGGGTGACCCGGCTGGCGTGGTCCTCGGACGATGGCCGCTGGACGGTGACGGCGCGGACGGGTGACGGTGAGGTGCTCGAGCACCGGGCGCGCTTCGTGTACCTGGCGACCGGCTACTACGCGTACGACTCCGGGCACGTCGTCGACTTCCCCGGGCAGGAGAGCTTCGGCGGCGAGGTGGTGCACCCGCAGCACTGGCCGGAGGGGATGCCCGTCGCGGGCCGGCGCTTCGTCGTCGTCGGCAGCGGCGCGACGGCCATCACGCTCGTGCCGGCACTGGTCGACCAGGGCGCCGCGCACGTGACGATGCTCCAGCGCAGCCCGAGCTACGTGGCCGCGCTGCCCGGCGCCGACGCCGTGGCCGACGTGGCTCGACAGGTGCTGCCGGCGCGGGCGGCGCACCACCTCGTGCGGGGCAAGAACGTCGCGCTCGCGACCCTCAGCTACCAGGCGCTGCGTCGCTGGCCCGCGGCCGGACGGAAGGTGCTGCGCAAGCGGCTGGAGGAGCGGCTGCCCGCGGGCTACGACCTCGACACGCACTTCTCGCCGCGCTACGACCCGTGGGACCAGCGCGTCTGCGTGGCGCCCGACGGCGACCTCCTCGACGCGCTGTCGGGGGAGCGCGCCGAGGTCGTCACCTCGACGGTCGACGCGTTCGTGCCCGAGGGTGTGCGCACCGGCGACGGGCGGGTGCTGCCGGCCGACGTCGTCGTCACGGCGACCGGGCTGCGCCTGGAGATCGGCGGGGGAGCGGAGCTGGTCGTCGACGGGGCGGTCGTCGAC is from Arthrobacter sp. NEB 688 and encodes:
- a CDS encoding NAD(P)/FAD-dependent oxidoreductase, with translation MTRDPMRPPPLDVDVLVVGAGISGIDAACRLATERPELSWAVLEARAATGGTWDLFRYPGIRSDSDMYTLGFPFRPWRGRTSIAPAAEILEYLRATADEYGVTERTHLGQRVTRLAWSSDDGRWTVTARTGDGEVLEHRARFVYLATGYYAYDSGHVVDFPGQESFGGEVVHPQHWPEGMPVAGRRFVVVGSGATAITLVPALVDQGAAHVTMLQRSPSYVAALPGADAVADVARQVLPARAAHHLVRGKNVALATLSYQALRRWPAAGRKVLRKRLEERLPAGYDLDTHFSPRYDPWDQRVCVAPDGDLLDALSGERAEVVTSTVDAFVPEGVRTGDGRVLPADVVVTATGLRLEIGGGAELVVDGAVVDVPGRHVYKGCMLSEVPNLFLSVGYTNASWTLRADLTARWVCRLLGRLEARGRTVAVPRWDGSGGQDRPLLDLTSGYVQRGAHLLPRQGSRRPWRVVQSYVYDVATTRAGRLEDGVLELR
- a CDS encoding glutathione peroxidase, producing the protein MTTLSDFTATTLTGEERPLSTYAGDVVLVVNTASKCGFTPQYAGLENLYEELKDDGFVVLGFPCNQFGSQEPGTEDEIGEFCQMNYGVSFPMFGKVDVNGDDAHPLFEWLKSEKKGLLGGRIKWNFTKFLVARDGTVLQRYAPNTEPAALTDDVRAALAAPAPASPDGA